The Mesomycoplasma ovipneumoniae ATCC 29419 genome segment TTTTAATGCATAAATTACAACTCTATAATTATTATGGCAAGAAATTTGACACTATTATTGATATTGAGGCTAAAACGCTAAAATCTTATTATCATAGTGCAAAAATTACTCACTCAAGATTTTTAGATAAGATCAAAATTCAAGAAAACATTGAAAAAGAGCTATTTTTACGGGCCAGGCAAACAATTCGCGATAATCTAAAACGCGAATTACATAGTCAAAAAATCGCCTTTAAAAATGAGCTAAAAGTTCTCAAAGACGCTTATATTAAACTTAATTTTGCAGTTTCAGTTGAAAAATTGCTCAATTTTGAAATTAAAAAAAATCGAAAAAGAGCTCAAAAATCTTCGCAGTTGATTTAAAGATTTTTCAAAATCACTCAACCAAACAGAAGATAGCCCGCAGGTTAAAGTTGAATTGTTTGAAAAAACAAAAAAATCAACCTTAGAATCTGAAGTTGACTTAATAAAAAAGCACTTTATTTTCCAAGTTTGCCTAAATTATGTTAGAAAATACCAAGATTTTGACTTTGACCTAAACAAAATTAGCCAATTTCTTGATGAAGACGGCAAAAAATTCTTAGTCCAATCAAAACTAAAAAGTGATTTTTTTGTCAATTTTTATCAGCAAATTAAACAAAAACAAGAAGAACTCTTAAAAAAATCAGCTTTAGCTAAAAAAAATTACACTGAAACCAAACAGTTACAAACTGACTTATATAAAAAAAGAAAATCAAATTTAGAACTCAAAGCAAAACAAAAAATAATTTCGCTCGAATATAGTTATAAAAATGCAATTGATTTCCTAAAACAGCAAGCAAATCAGCAAAATGCAGCCCAAAAGGAATTAATTAGCGAAAAAAAGCAGGAAATTATTGCTTTTGAGTCCAAAAATATTAGCAAACTAAATGAATTTAAGCAAGAAATTAATTCACAAATTAACAAAATTAGCGCTCAAAAACAAAAATATCTTGCCTTTAGTTTGTCCCAGACAAAAATAAATTTCCTTGATCAGGCAATTAAATTATTTTACGCCATTCAAAAAAATCAAAATTTTGAAATTCCAGATTTAGATATTTCCCTTGAGAATCACGGCCAAATTTTAAAAGATAAATTAGATTTTTTCCATAAATTAAAAGATGAAAATGCACAACTTTTTGATTTAATTAAAAGTCATTATTTTGGTTTTTATGGTAGTTTTTTGATAAAAAAACTGGCAAAATCAAGTCTAAAATGGCAAATTTTGCTCCAAAAAGCTAAATATTTAAAGCAATATTCATACAAAGGTCATTATCTTCAGGATCTCGGCTGGGCAACCAGAGAAAAAACGATCGAAGACTTTAAGACACGGATAAAATTTATAAATGAAAAAATTCTTGCAAAATACGAGCTTAAAGTTTTAAAATCAAGTCCAGATTTTAAAACTCAGCAAGAAGAAATTAAAACAAAAATCAGTGAAATTAAGCAAAATTATGTCGAGAGTGTTGCTAAAAACAAAAAAAGATTGCAGCAAAATGAAATTGCCAAAACAGCCTTTAAAAACTTGCAAAAACAAGCCAAAATTGCAAAAACTGACCAAAAAAGAACGCTGTTTTTGAGCTCAAAAATAACAAAATTCAAACAAATTCTCAAAACAAATAATTACCGTTATTTTAATGAACTAAAAGTTAACAAAAAAATTTATGAATCAAAAGCAAATGAAGCACTAAAATCTTATCCTGTTGAGACAATAAAAAACGTCCGTTTTATTAGCTTCTTTTTGAATTTAATCTTCCCAGGACTTGCTGAATTATTTGTATTTCGCCAGTTTATCAAAGGATCTTTACTTTCAGTTGTTAGTATAATTTGTTATGCTTTTATAATTCCCTTTTCATTTGGGGCTTACTGGTCAAAAATGGGCGGGATTCCGGGCTTTGCTGACTTAGGAGCAAATTTACACTCGCCCCGGGATGGTATTTTTACTGATGCACGTTTTTACCTTTTTGGTGGCGTCCTGTCGGTAATTTTAATGGCTTTTGTGCTAGTTTACTTTATAATTGGGGCAATTTCGGCCTGAAGAATTGCAAAAGCAATGGAAGCTGGCGTTGTTCCGGGAAAATGACTCTATTCAAAACAGTGACTTCAGACTACCGGATTTCCGTGAATGATTTCACTAATTGGTCATGCTTTAATGATTTTTATCGTTGCTGCGCCAATAATTACTTCAGTTTTAATTTCTTTTACTGACTATGGCTACAATCATGCCGCCCCAGGTCAAACAGTTAACTGAGTTGGACTTAAACAATGAGGAAAATGGTGAGATTATCGCCAACTTGGACTGTTTCAATCACTAGCTTCAGTTCTTGGTTGAACCGCAATTTGGACGGTTTTATCAACACTTTTTCCGATTGGTTTAGGAATTTTAATTGCAATTTTAACAAATTCTTCCCGAATTAAAGGTAAAAAAATTTTTCGGCTTATATTTATTTTACCCTGAGCAGTGCCGGCGTTTGTTTCTTTGTCTTTTATTCGTTCAATGTTTGCCGCTGATTCAAAAGGTTATATTAATTTAATTTTAATTAATTTAGGACTTATTAAAGACGGAATTTCTTGACTAAATCAAATTGGTACGGCCCGAGTTTTATTAATTGTTGTCCAGACTTGAATTAGTTATGCCTTTATTTTTATGCTTGTAACCGGAAATCTGCAGGCAATTTCGGGTGAAATTTACGAAGCTGGTGCGGTTGATGGGGCTTCTAAATCGCAAATTTTCTGAAAACTGACGCTTCCCCAGCTACTTCTGGGAATTGCACCGATGTTAATTGGACAATTTGTCGGCGCCTTTAATAACTTTACAACAATTTCAATTTTCACAGGCGGTGGGCCAGCTTATGCAAATGCCTCCCCATTTGGTGAGGCCTCAACTGACATTATTATTTCTTGAGTGTTTAAGCTAACAACTCAAGGAATAAAAATTGATGGACACCAAGCTTTTGCCGCCGCACTTTCAACACTGGCAGCGCTAATTAGTATTAGTTTTGCCCTTCGTGGTTTTATAAAATCAATGCAAAGGAGATAAAATTATGAACTTATTAGTGCCAAAAATTGCTAGTTTTGAGTTTGTTGCCAAAAATGCTAGTCCAAAAAAACGTCTAAATTTAAGTGATGAACGCGATATTAAGCCAATTGAGTTACTTTGAATTTTTCTTAATTATTTAATTTTAATTTCTTGGTCTGTTGTTGTTTTATTTCCAATAGTTTCGCTAGTTATTGCCACTTTTAATGTTGCTAATACTCGACTTATTACAATTACACCGTTTGTTTTTGGTTTTGATAATTTCACTTATTTATTTACTTCTGAACGGTCTTATTTTTTCTCTTGGTACGGAAATACGCTAACAATTGCACTTTTAACGATGGTTATTTCAACTACCGCCGTTGCACTAAATAGTTATGCTTATTCACGTTTTCGCTTTAAAGGTTCAAAACATTCTTTGACAATAATTATGTTATTGCAAATGATTCCGGCAACTTCTTCGTTAATTTTTCTCTATATTTTAGTCCAAATTGGCCAAATTGGCGGAATTTCACCGATATTTATGTTAGTAATTATTTACTCAGGTGGGGCCGTTTCTGGAAATACTTTTATGCTCAAAGCTTATTTAGATAGTATTTCTCGCGAACTTGATGATTCAGCAAAAATTGATGGCTGTTCAAATTTTGGTGTTTTTTTCAAAATTTTACTACCGGTTTTACGACCTGCAATAATTATGGTTGCCCTTTGATCTTTTTTAACACCATTTACCGATGTTATTTTACCAAGATTTGTTCTTTTCAATATTCAAGACTTAACTCTTGCTGTCGGTCTTGAAACATTTATTAATGTCGAGCCAAAACATGTCAATGCTGGCGCTTATGCAGCTGGGGCTCTACTTGCGGCTCTTCCTGCGCTTGGTTTATTTATGTATTTACAAAAATACATAATTGGCGGACTTTCTGAAGGAGCTGTTAAAGGTTAATTATGGAAAA includes the following:
- a CDS encoding sugar ABC transporter permease; the encoded protein is MNLLVPKIASFEFVAKNASPKKRLNLSDERDIKPIELLWIFLNYLILISWSVVVLFPIVSLVIATFNVANTRLITITPFVFGFDNFTYLFTSERSYFFSWYGNTLTIALLTMVISTTAVALNSYAYSRFRFKGSKHSLTIIMLLQMIPATSSLIFLYILVQIGQIGGISPIFMLVIIYSGGAVSGNTFMLKAYLDSISRELDDSAKIDGCSNFGVFFKILLPVLRPAIIMVALWSFLTPFTDVILPRFVLFNIQDLTLAVGLETFINVEPKHVNAGAYAAGALLAALPALGLFMYLQKYIIGGLSEGAVKG
- a CDS encoding ABC transporter permease subunit, with translation MKLKKIEKELKNLRSWFKDFSKSLNQTEDSPQVKVELFEKTKKSTLESEVDLIKKHFIFQVCLNYVRKYQDFDFDLNKISQFLDEDGKKFLVQSKLKSDFFVNFYQQIKQKQEELLKKSALAKKNYTETKQLQTDLYKKRKSNLELKAKQKIISLEYSYKNAIDFLKQQANQQNAAQKELISEKKQEIIAFESKNISKLNEFKQEINSQINKISAQKQKYLAFSLSQTKINFLDQAIKLFYAIQKNQNFEIPDLDISLENHGQILKDKLDFFHKLKDENAQLFDLIKSHYFGFYGSFLIKKLAKSSLKWQILLQKAKYLKQYSYKGHYLQDLGWATREKTIEDFKTRIKFINEKILAKYELKVLKSSPDFKTQQEEIKTKISEIKQNYVESVAKNKKRLQQNEIAKTAFKNLQKQAKIAKTDQKRTLFLSSKITKFKQILKTNNYRYFNELKVNKKIYESKANEALKSYPVETIKNVRFISFFLNLIFPGLAELFVFRQFIKGSLLSVVSIICYAFIIPFSFGAYWSKMGGIPGFADLGANLHSPRDGIFTDARFYLFGGVLSVILMAFVLVYFIIGAISAWRIAKAMEAGVVPGKWLYSKQWLQTTGFPWMISLIGHALMIFIVAAPIITSVLISFTDYGYNHAAPGQTVNWVGLKQWGKWWDYRQLGLFQSLASVLGWTAIWTVLSTLFPIGLGILIAILTNSSRIKGKKIFRLIFILPWAVPAFVSLSFIRSMFAADSKGYINLILINLGLIKDGISWLNQIGTARVLLIVVQTWISYAFIFMLVTGNLQAISGEIYEAGAVDGASKSQIFWKLTLPQLLLGIAPMLIGQFVGAFNNFTTISIFTGGGPAYANASPFGEASTDIIISWVFKLTTQGIKIDGHQAFAAALSTLAALISISFALRGFIKSMQRR